The Streptomyces sp. DH-12 genome has a window encoding:
- a CDS encoding GMC family oxidoreductase has translation MSQENSAPAPDDDAGYDYDVLVVGSGFGGSVSALRLTEKGYRVGVLEAGRRWTRASLPKSSWDLKNYLWAPRLGMYGIQRIHLLGNVMVLAGAGVGGGSLNYANTLYVPPAPFFEDPQWGGITDWQEELAPYYDQARRMLGVRLNPTMTPSDVHLKAAAERMGVGDTFHMAPVGVFFGDGEDADGSVKAKPGQEVPDPYFGGAGPSRRACAECGECMTGCRHGAKNTLNENYLYLAEKAGAVVHPMTTAVSVTEDSRGGFAVATLPTDDRRRGRGRTFTARRVVLAAGTYGTQTLLHRMRAGGQLPHLSDRLGERTRTNSEALVGAQTDDRRYRKVTGEPKADFTRGVAITSSIHPDENTHIEPVRYGKGSNAMGSLSILQVPYADQSSGAARVLGWLGNAARHPWLMLRSLSNRRWSERTIIGLVMQSLDNSLTTYLKPSGVGRGLLTARQGHGAPNPKQIKAATDGASALAAEINGFPGSNVGELTGMPLTAHFLGGCAIGDSSETGVIDPYHRLYGHPGITVVDGSAVSANLGVNPSLTITAQAERAMSFWPNKGEEDPRPAQGEAYRRLAPVEPKSPAVPANAFGALKLPFLGIPAVPPKK, from the coding sequence GTGTCACAGGAGAACTCCGCTCCCGCCCCCGACGACGACGCCGGCTACGACTACGACGTGCTCGTCGTCGGCTCGGGCTTCGGCGGTTCCGTCTCGGCGCTCCGGCTGACCGAGAAGGGCTACCGCGTCGGCGTGCTGGAGGCCGGCCGCCGCTGGACCCGCGCGTCGCTGCCGAAGAGCTCCTGGGACCTGAAGAACTACCTCTGGGCGCCCAGGCTCGGCATGTACGGCATCCAGCGCATCCACCTGCTGGGCAACGTGATGGTGCTGGCGGGCGCGGGCGTCGGCGGCGGTTCGCTGAACTACGCCAACACCCTGTACGTCCCGCCCGCGCCGTTCTTCGAGGACCCCCAGTGGGGCGGCATCACCGACTGGCAGGAGGAACTGGCGCCGTACTACGACCAGGCGCGGCGCATGCTCGGTGTGCGGCTCAACCCGACGATGACCCCCTCGGACGTGCACCTGAAGGCGGCGGCCGAGCGGATGGGCGTGGGCGACACCTTCCACATGGCGCCCGTCGGGGTCTTCTTCGGCGACGGCGAGGACGCCGACGGGTCGGTGAAGGCGAAGCCGGGACAGGAGGTGCCCGACCCGTACTTCGGCGGGGCGGGGCCCTCGCGGCGGGCCTGCGCCGAGTGCGGCGAGTGCATGACCGGCTGCCGGCACGGCGCGAAGAACACCCTCAACGAGAACTACCTGTACCTCGCCGAGAAGGCGGGCGCGGTCGTGCACCCGATGACCACGGCGGTGTCGGTGACGGAGGACTCGCGCGGCGGGTTCGCCGTCGCCACCCTCCCCACCGACGACCGCCGCAGGGGCAGGGGCCGTACGTTCACCGCGCGCCGGGTGGTGCTGGCCGCCGGCACCTACGGCACGCAGACGCTGCTGCACCGGATGCGCGCGGGCGGGCAGCTCCCGCACCTCTCGGACCGGCTGGGCGAGAGGACCCGCACCAACTCCGAGGCGCTGGTGGGCGCGCAGACCGACGACCGCCGCTACCGCAAGGTCACCGGCGAGCCGAAGGCCGACTTCACCCGCGGCGTGGCCATCACCTCCTCGATCCACCCGGACGAGAACACCCACATAGAGCCGGTCCGCTACGGCAAGGGCTCCAACGCGATGGGCTCCCTGTCGATCCTCCAGGTGCCGTACGCCGATCAGTCCTCGGGCGCGGCCCGGGTGCTGGGCTGGCTGGGCAACGCGGCCCGGCACCCCTGGCTGATGCTGCGGTCGCTGTCCAACCGGCGCTGGTCGGAGCGGACCATCATCGGCCTGGTGATGCAGTCGCTGGACAACTCCCTGACCACCTACCTCAAGCCGTCCGGGGTCGGCCGCGGGCTGCTCACCGCGCGCCAGGGGCACGGCGCCCCGAACCCCAAGCAGATCAAGGCCGCGACCGACGGGGCGTCCGCGCTGGCCGCCGAGATCAACGGCTTCCCCGGCTCCAACGTCGGCGAGCTGACGGGCATGCCGCTCACCGCCCACTTCCTCGGCGGCTGCGCGATCGGCGACTCCTCCGAGACCGGTGTGATCGACCCGTACCACCGGCTGTACGGGCACCCCGGCATCACGGTCGTCGACGGGTCGGCGGTCTCCGCCAACCTCGGCGTGAACCCCTCGCTGACCATCACCGCGCAGGCGGAGCGGGCGATGTCGTTCTGGCCCAACAAGGGGGAGGAGGACCCGCGTCCGGCGCAGGGGGAGGCGTACCGGCGGCTGGCGCCGGTGGAACCGAAGTCACCGGCCGTGCCGGCGAACGCGTTCGGCGCGCTGAAGCTGCCGTTCCTGGGGATCCCGGCGGTGCCGCCGAAGAAGTAG